The following are from one region of the Mesorhizobium sp. B2-8-5 genome:
- a CDS encoding conjugal transfer protein TraD produces MRKPRDFDAELKALEDKARELKTRKVQQLGELVIATGADQLSTDELAGALVAVTETIDTAKREAWAKRGVMFFESGSRRVAPASQRNLRGTPAQPGSSQSPASGSGSQ; encoded by the coding sequence ATGCGTAAACCTCGTGACTTCGACGCCGAACTGAAAGCACTGGAAGACAAGGCGCGAGAACTCAAAACCCGAAAAGTGCAGCAGCTTGGCGAGCTGGTGATCGCCACGGGCGCTGATCAACTGAGCACCGACGAACTGGCCGGCGCATTGGTCGCCGTCACTGAGACGATAGACACCGCAAAGCGTGAGGCATGGGCCAAGCGTGGAGTGATGTTTTTCGAGAGCGGGTCCCGGCGAGTTGCTCCGGCATCTCAGCGCAACCTGCGGGGCACTCCAGCGCAACCGGGCAGCTCACAATCGCCGGCAAGCGGCTCTGGCTCGCAATGA
- a CDS encoding conjugal transfer protein TraD: MRTWQVERRKRTRHLIELGGLVVKAGIVELTNDDRATIYGALIWIADKLRSEDDQRMRELWAEMGKEAFMAERNEEPKGQQA; the protein is encoded by the coding sequence ATGCGCACCTGGCAGGTCGAGCGCCGTAAGCGCACCCGACATCTGATCGAACTTGGCGGTCTCGTCGTCAAGGCAGGCATTGTCGAGCTCACCAATGACGATCGCGCTACGATCTACGGCGCGCTCATCTGGATAGCGGACAAACTCCGAAGCGAAGACGATCAACGGATGCGAGAGTTGTGGGCCGAAATGGGGAAGGAGGCGTTTATGGCTGAGCGGAATGAAGAACCAAAGGGACAGCAAGCGTAG